A genomic segment from Burkholderia plantarii encodes:
- a CDS encoding GntR family transcriptional regulator has product MAPRIVAPGLPVIEAQTMADQVYRQLREALMSGRFAPGQALSLRSVAEAVGSSTMPVRAALTRLRAERALVDGPNRAMVVPPMTVEMLDELRDVRIALEGCVAGRATARMSDAQIAEARALCDAMHVHAEAGDARAYLQRNFAFHRAIYQHGASENTLAIIENLWMRIGPFLNMVAPDIPHMRRSMDAHRAIVDALARRDGAGARAGIALDIGGAAHDLAATLAGAPARLKPARAS; this is encoded by the coding sequence TTGGCACCCCGCATCGTGGCACCCGGCCTGCCGGTCATCGAGGCCCAGACGATGGCCGACCAGGTCTATCGGCAACTGCGCGAGGCGCTGATGAGCGGCCGTTTCGCGCCCGGTCAGGCGCTGAGCCTGCGCAGCGTGGCCGAGGCCGTCGGCTCGTCGACCATGCCGGTGCGCGCGGCGCTCACGCGGCTGCGCGCCGAGCGCGCGCTGGTGGACGGCCCGAACCGCGCGATGGTGGTGCCGCCGATGACGGTGGAGATGCTCGACGAGCTGCGCGACGTGCGGATCGCGCTCGAAGGCTGCGTGGCCGGGCGCGCCACCGCGCGCATGAGCGATGCGCAGATCGCCGAGGCGCGCGCGCTCTGCGATGCGATGCACGTCCATGCGGAAGCCGGCGACGCGCGCGCCTACCTGCAGCGCAACTTCGCGTTCCACCGCGCGATCTACCAGCACGGCGCGAGCGAGAACACGCTCGCGATCATCGAGAACCTGTGGATGCGGATCGGCCCGTTCCTGAACATGGTGGCCCCCGACATCCCGCACATGCGACGCTCGATGGACGCGCACCGCGCGATCGTCGACGCGCTCGCCCGTCGCGACGGCGCCGGCGCGCGCGCCGGCATCGCGCTCGACATCGGCGGCGCGGCGCACGATCTGGCGGCGACGCTGGCGGGCGCGCCGGCCCGGCTCAAGCCGGCACGCGCGTCCTGA
- a CDS encoding chloride channel protein: MSAPSASSAASRETGAAALRPLARFAIVTLLTGVGAGIGGMLLALLLHAIQHLAYGYSLAHVISGQTFLDGVSHAAPARRVAAMAGCGLVAGFGWWAVYRYGKPLVSIKRAVQAADPRMPVASTLAHALLQIVTVALGSPLGREVAPREIGALWAGWIAHRAGLPAADQRLMVACGAGAGLAAVYNVPLGGAVFVLEVLLGTFGWRAAVPALVTSSIAAVVAWIGLGNEHQYTVAPLAIDASLVVWATVCGPLFGLAACGFARLTTAARANAPRGWRLPLLSVLNFTIIGGLSIALPALLGNGKGPASLGFDSALTVGMAATLLVLKVAIEWGSLRAGAEGGLLTPGLANGALLAIVLGGAWQLLWPGTAPGAFAIVGAAAFLAASMQMPLTAIVLIAEFTRVGHDFLIPMLIAVGGSIAAYRLVSRRANR; the protein is encoded by the coding sequence TTGTCCGCACCGTCCGCGTCATCCGCCGCTTCGCGCGAGACGGGCGCCGCCGCGCTGCGCCCGCTCGCGCGTTTCGCGATCGTGACGCTGCTCACGGGCGTGGGCGCCGGTATCGGCGGCATGCTGCTGGCGCTGCTGCTGCACGCGATCCAGCATCTCGCCTATGGCTACAGCCTCGCCCACGTGATCAGCGGCCAGACCTTTCTCGACGGCGTCTCGCATGCCGCGCCGGCGCGCCGCGTGGCGGCGATGGCCGGCTGCGGGCTGGTGGCCGGGTTCGGCTGGTGGGCCGTGTATCGCTACGGCAAGCCGCTCGTCAGCATCAAGCGCGCCGTGCAGGCCGCCGATCCGCGCATGCCGGTGGCGAGCACGCTCGCGCATGCGCTGCTGCAGATCGTGACGGTCGCGCTCGGCTCGCCGCTCGGCCGCGAGGTGGCGCCGCGCGAGATCGGCGCGCTGTGGGCCGGCTGGATCGCGCATCGCGCCGGGCTGCCGGCCGCCGACCAGCGGCTGATGGTGGCCTGCGGCGCCGGCGCGGGGCTCGCGGCCGTCTACAACGTGCCGCTCGGCGGCGCCGTGTTCGTGCTCGAGGTGCTGCTCGGCACGTTCGGCTGGCGCGCCGCGGTGCCGGCGCTCGTCACCTCGTCGATCGCGGCGGTGGTGGCCTGGATCGGGCTCGGCAACGAGCATCAGTACACGGTCGCGCCGCTTGCGATCGACGCGTCGCTGGTGGTGTGGGCCACCGTCTGCGGGCCGTTGTTCGGGCTCGCGGCCTGCGGCTTCGCGCGCCTCACCACGGCCGCGCGCGCGAACGCGCCGAGGGGCTGGCGGCTGCCGCTGCTGTCAGTGCTGAACTTCACGATCATCGGCGGCCTGTCGATCGCGCTGCCGGCGCTGCTCGGCAACGGCAAGGGGCCGGCCTCGCTCGGCTTCGACAGCGCGCTCACGGTGGGCATGGCCGCCACGCTGCTGGTGCTGAAGGTGGCGATCGAGTGGGGCAGCCTGCGGGCCGGCGCCGAAGGCGGTCTGCTGACGCCGGGCCTCGCCAACGGCGCGCTGCTGGCGATCGTGCTCGGCGGCGCGTGGCAGCTGCTCTGGCCGGGCACGGCGCCCGGCGCGTTCGCGATCGTCGGCGCGGCGGCGTTCCTCGCCGCGTCGATGCAGATGCCGCTGACGGCGATCGTGCTGATCGCCGAGTTCACGCGCGTCGGCCACGACTTCCTGATTCCGATGCTGATCGCGGTGGGCGGGTCGATCGCCGCGTACCGGCTGGTGTCGCGGCGCGCGAACCGCTGA
- a CDS encoding M48 family metallopeptidase, whose translation MIRLYAGYAIFFAIARWLMGGAYRATAFGNMVLVGPSQFPALHAMVVEASREIGLGEPPRTFIHNANGVFNACARRLFGGRYVFLTAALVEANDHAQVRFVIGHELGHHAAGHLNPWLDALRPPAHLVPFPGKAYSRSREYTCDSIGACLAKDAAASRGALQMLGRGCRRLNGLMNCEAFVARERQVPPIFGFLTEINRSHPRLTRRVAAIHRGTAPGGTTGGSEPPFQTRGVA comes from the coding sequence GTGATCCGGCTCTACGCAGGCTACGCGATCTTTTTCGCGATCGCGCGCTGGCTGATGGGCGGCGCCTATCGGGCAACGGCGTTCGGCAACATGGTGCTGGTCGGCCCGAGCCAGTTTCCGGCGCTGCATGCGATGGTGGTCGAGGCATCGCGCGAAATCGGTCTGGGCGAGCCGCCGCGAACCTTCATCCACAACGCGAACGGCGTGTTCAACGCATGCGCACGACGGCTGTTCGGCGGCCGCTACGTGTTCCTGACCGCCGCGCTGGTGGAGGCCAACGACCACGCGCAGGTGCGCTTCGTGATCGGCCACGAACTCGGCCATCACGCGGCGGGCCATCTGAATCCGTGGCTCGACGCGCTCCGGCCGCCGGCCCATCTCGTCCCGTTCCCGGGCAAGGCCTATTCCCGCTCGCGCGAATATACGTGCGACAGCATCGGTGCCTGTCTGGCGAAGGACGCGGCCGCTTCGCGCGGCGCGCTGCAGATGCTGGGCCGCGGCTGCCGCCGCCTGAACGGCTTGATGAACTGCGAGGCATTCGTGGCCCGGGAGCGGCAGGTGCCGCCGATCTTCGGCTTCCTCACCGAGATCAACCGCTCCCACCCGCGCCTGACGCGCCGCGTCGCCGCGATCCACCGCGGCACGGCGCCCGGCGGCACGACCGGGGGCAGCGAGCCGCCGTTCCAGACCCGCGGCGTGGCCTGA